A region of the Brachyhypopomus gauderio isolate BG-103 chromosome 11, BGAUD_0.2, whole genome shotgun sequence genome:
aagcatggTTTTGGCCCTCAGGTTGGAGGATTACCAACTCCAGATGTCACTTGGTACTTGGATGGGAAAGCTATTCGACCTGATGACTACCACAAGATGCTTGTGTGTGAAAAGGGCGTGCATTCCTTCATTATTGAGATTGTGACGGTTCACCATGCAGGCGTATATGAATGCGTGGCCAGGAATCGTGCAGGAGAGAGTCGCTTCTCTCTGCATTTGGATGTCATTGGTGGGCACCTTTAAGCAGTCCTTATCACTCCAAGGTCTTTCACATAGCCTTGTGAAAAACTAAAACTGattctcttctcttctcgtTCTTAGCTCAAGAAATGCAGCATCCTCCCACCTTTGTGGTTAAGATGCAGAATTTACGTGTTCTTGAAGGAGACAACGTGAGGTTAGAGTGCAAGGTGTCTGCTTCACCTTCTCCCCAGATCTACTGGAAGAAAGACAAGGAAATGCTGCGCATTGACCCCACCAGAATGAGGTCAGTTCCACCAAGATAGAGCCCGGCTGGCTTTTTTAGGATTTTGAGGAAACATCTGATGAGCAGAAAATATGATGATGATTTGAAGAAACTGACAACCTGAGGTCTAGCACACCAATGAGGTTCAGAATTTGTCTATAAGAGGTTAAATTGAAATTGATTTTAGGTTATATGTGTAAACTCATTTTAGTTTAAAGATTAAAGATTAAAATGTATGgataaaaagtaaaatgtgtACACAAAATAGAGGAATGTATTTCTTCACACATTTCAGATCCAGGATACACAATAATCCAGCTATGGAGAATGAATACTTGTAAAAGTAGCTTTATGTACTATAGtaattgtgttgtgttttagtTTGTCCCAGGACATTTCCGGACGACAGAGTCTACTCATTGACCGAGTGGTGAAATCTGACGCAGGCTGGTACACTGTGTCTGCCATTAATGAAGCTGGTATGTCAACCTGCAATGCTAGGTTGGATGTGGCAAGTAAGTAAAACTGTTATATATAAGACATTTTTAATAATCCTTATTCATAGACGTGGATTTGTTCAAGTATAAAGTGTATTTCTTACCATTCAATTGCATTCAACTGGTTTTAACCTCAAAATCTCCAACAAATAATACATTCATTTAAAGCTCTTGAAAGTTTTCTTGAGCTATTTTTTGCTAGTAATTATGATTCCTGTTCAATGCTAATCAAGTTGTAGTTATTTGCTGCCTCTTTggggcttgtttgtttgtttgatagTTTTTgataatatatgtatattatgTACAAAGGTACATAATTTTGGAAAAATAAATTTCGTTGAAGCTCAATTTATTGCATTACATATATTTTGATTGTATCATCTAATAACATGCATTTGACTAGTTGTATTACAAAACATAAATGTTATGTTTCATAAATGATAAACTCACATGTTGTAGCCACATGTTATATACCCACTGGCACATTTCTTCCCAACCACCCTATCTGGCAATGTTTTTCTATTTCAGCTCGGCTGAACAAGACAGCACCTCCAGCCAAGCCGCTGAAGATGCTCTCCACCATTAGCCAGCTCTCCTCCCTGGGCTCTGAGAGTATCCCTCATCACACCGCCCCTCTGTATGAGAGTGAGGAGTTATAGATCTTAGTAGTATTTGTTTTTTCCTGATGTTAACTGCAGAATGACGAGCACCATTTATCTTTGTACTTACATAATGCAATTATGTTAAAGTAGTCCTTCTCCCATCCTTTGCATTTTGTCAAATGCACTTTAGCTTGTGGTTCTCATTGTATCTTTCAATAAATTAGATGTAAGAAGTAAGTTTGCCATTCCAACAGAATAAACCGCCTCCACCACTGAGAAATGCCACTGACAGGTTGTGACAATGTGATGGTGTATTTTTTTGTTGGGATTTGAACAGTTCAATATCACAAGCTTCAGCACTGGAATTCATTAAAAATTATTTGTGAGGCCTTTAACAAGTGACAGTGTGCTGTGTCATATTTCTGTTTGTTCCATGCATGCTAACCCTAGCCTCTGCCTTCAGAATAGCTTCAGTCCTTCTTAGAATTCTCCTCTGTGCCCAGTTGTGCTGAGATTGGACCAATGAGGACCATTTAGTCATGTTGATCAGTTGGTTTACATTAATGTTTAGAACTCATGATTAGCAAGGCAATGGAAGGCACTTTACTTCATTCTGATGATCATTAAATCACTTTTGAATTTCTTCCTGCTGTGTTTCTGGATTAAATATCTATACATTTTGAAGGTGTGGTGTTTGATCTGATCTTACAAAATAACTTTATATTCCTTGGCCATTACACAGCCACATACGGCAATCATCTGACATAAGGACAAGAACAGGTTGGTTGTCATGATGTTTCAAagctcaaaaatatttttatttatttatgcattaaTTTGAATTGGATAGGATCTAATTGGATCAAAGGGGTGCTGCACCAGATCTGTACTATCCAAGTCTATACTTCTGCAATGTACTTTCATCCCCTTAAGTCGTTGTCTATCCCAGGTAGCTTCAACTTTTGTGGTTTGTCTACACTTTCCATCTGATGCCATGATTTCTGACACTTATCCTCTTACTTCACTAATTAATTTGGCCATTATTGCATCAACAATGTGAGCACAAACTATTTGGTCATTTTTCAACTCAGATGTTGTCATGTAACCTTAAATTGTTTTGAAAATTCTCATATAAAAGTACTGATTCTGTTTCATAGCTGAAACATAATGGGTTCGTGTTCAAAACTATCACCCATATGCTTGCATTTGTAActatattttatttactttataaTACTTTGTCATGTGTTCTTTCCATTATTTTGTACATCATTTGAAGATTTTGCCTTTCTGTCATTGTGTTTTAAATCAAATAATAATACAAACTATGTAAGGGCCATCAGTATATATTTACTGTATAAATACCAGCTGCCTTTTTCATACATCCTATACAAAATGTAATTATTATATGATCATGTTTTGCTGGCGAAATGAACAAGGTGTTAACTTGTGCAGTGGCTTGGGATTGTACAGAGTACATTTACTTAGACCTTAAACCTTGTAATGTATAGCCTTGGATATTGGTCACACTGCATTTATTTACTGTTGAATCTGGCATCGTGTGTACTTGCTTTCCAAAGTACATTAATCCTAATAATACCCATAATGTCCATATTCCCTCTTCAGTTGCAAATAAACATTAAGAAGAGATTTGCAGATTTTTAAATCTTATCAAACTTCTATTGCTATAACCAGTCTAACGCTGAGGCACTgggagaaggacgaggcacgagtccagtCTCAAACACAATAACGttacttttattttatacaaataagcgcagacagcgcacctAGAACAGTAACACATAACAGCACGTGTAGGActctaacaaagacgagcacgggacactgcgcgagcgcacattaaatagacaaatcacataaaccccacgtgatcacgggccgaaccacaggtgagaccaatgaacacgctcggacacacccacacccacgaagatccacaggcgcagacgactagacgtagacgacataaacacacgcccaaaggggaggggtcaaggGCTGTAGAGTGACACAGTCCATGTGGTTACTTTCGTTTTGGGGTCAATTACAGTAGTCTTAACCTTGATATTTGAGGATTGGTAGAGTCTTTGGCCATTGGTGAATTGGTACTCTTAGATTCCATTTGATTTAGAACAGGTGTGTGATAGAGTGAAGGTTTAATTTTGCTTCATTATTCGTTTTGTTTGTATCTAGAATCTTTCTACATTAGACATTGTCGGCAGTTTTGCAGAAATCAGAGGATCAGACCGTAATGACAGTTGCACATTGAAGGTAAAGTTAAAAGATCTTTGATATGTAGGCATTAGGATAAAATCTTGCAGTAAACCACTAAAAAGGCAAAGCCATCTTCTATGTGGAATCTGGTGGTTAAGGCAGGTATTGTTAAAAACAGATAATTCCAAAGACAGAACTGCAAGAAAATCCTGCAAATCTATGAAGTCATTCTGGATTAAATGTTTAGGTCACATGAcggtgttctgaaaatctgaTTTACGttgcaatatgattaaatacGGTAAATGGGCAAATCTCACCGTTAATACAAGAGAAAAAACAGCTGGCTGCGGAAGATTATGGGCTACGCTAAACACTGACGTGAAAGACTCGTAGTAAGTGAAAAGACTCGCGCATGCGTAGTAAGTAAAAGTAagtaaaattcatttatatagcacttttcacaggcacaagccacaaagtgctttacaacggaaaataaaataaataaaaaacacaaaaacacacactataaaacagaaataaaatacagtgcacgaggtcaacggctgcaacctccaccactaactaaacgcctgcgtaaaaaggaaagtctttagctgctttttaaaagtatccacagagtcagctgatcttaaatgtggaggaagtgtgttccacagttttggagcaaccaccttaaatgctcggtctccacgaatctttagacatgagcgtggcacagacagtaaattcaggttgtttgacctgagtgatcgcgatgaagtgtaggggtggagcaggtcagcgacatacacaggagctgtgttgtgtagtgctctgtatgttaaagtaGTAGTAGTCCTAGGTAGGACATTCGATAGGTAGtacagattttcagaacacaGATAAGGATAATTACAGCTATTGATCACAATTCATCAAGATGTACTCCAAACCAAAGTTGTACTCAGTCAGGTTCAGCATCCATCTCTTCTCAGTTTCAACACTAGATGGAGCTAGTCATGGAAAAGGTGCTTCTCCACTAAACAAAATTAagcaaagaaagaaaatattTCGCGAGTCCTCAGAAATCTGAAAAATATCTAAATATGAATGTAGAAGTTTTCAAACACGGTGGAAAAGAAATAAACGGAAAATTGCAATGAAGCTGTCGCTGTGATGAAAGAGTATAAATGTCCGTCGGCATTATGAGACCAAATATCAGTTCTACACGTCTACACTAGTCCCAAACGAACACAGAATGTAGCAAATGTCAGCTAGCCTGCAAGATCAGCAACAGTTTTTTACGTACTAACAAAATACAGGAAAACGCCACAACAGCAAGTTATGAAGTCGCTAAACTTAGCCCAGCACGGCAAACCGTTCTTAGACGGTGATTTGATAAAACAGTGCTTCATGAAAGTCAGAATTAATATGCCCGGAAAAAGTGCAGGATTTCACAACGTGCAGAACGTGAGCTTAGcagcattttatatttcaccggAAGATGGCAatgtatactatactatactatactatactatactatactatactatactgtaGAGGCAGATAGCAAAATGCCAGGCTGAATGGTTGGACATCCCTCCCTGTCCCCGGAATGCCAGGTTGAATGTTTGGCCCCCACACATGTTCACCTCACCAAATCCGGCCCTCACTGCAAAATGTTTGGGCACCCTGGTCTAAACTTTGCAATTGTAAAGCAATCTTATCTTATCTCAGTTCTCCAAAGCGACCACTTAAACTCAGATGTATGTGACAGCTGGTGTGTGACACTgattgttgtaaaaagcactgtaCAAATAAATTTCACTTTGACTTAATGCACACAGCCAGATATCTAATGTGAGCAAGATACTAACGTTAGTTATACAAGTTACTAGGTTACCGAACTCTGTTCGCCAGAACACCCACTCAATGCACAACATATGTGCACCCCAACTAATGCACAACATGACCCTAATGTATCTAAAATGACACATCTTCATTTCCAGTTATTTAATGCTGGCAGGGCTTTTCTATGTTCTGTCTTTTGAAATCTATCCATTTTATGACTGAATATTCAAAGCATTCATTAGATATCTTGTTTTTGATTACTGCTGACCATTATCCATCCATTTATTATCCAAACCACTTAATACACTAGTTGGGGGCAACGGGGGGAGTACCCCAagtaaacccacacaggcacagggagaacatgcaaactccacacagagcggCCCAGACTGAGAATCAAACCTAGGCTGCcctgctgtgaggcgacagtgctaaccaccacaccaccatgctgcCCATCTGCTCATCATTATATTCATTTTtactttaatactttatgaaAACCCCAAAGATAAAGTTTTTATATTAGTACATGGAAattacacacatgggtcaaaaAGACCCCTTCATCCAAGTGTGTTATAAAGTATAAAGTAACATAATACTATAATAACTAGCTTTAAgtagttactttagtagtgagTGGAGCCAAACATTTATTTAGTATTTTCAACATATTTGTCATTTTGTCACACACGTCAGGTTTTCAAAGTGGCGACCCAAATGCAGACACCATAAGCAGAGGGAGTTTGAACGAAGCATCTTTAACATAACGAATAAAGGGTATAGGCAAGTGTGTTTTTGTGCTATGTCAGTTGATGTTACTTTCTTTTTACCTTAAAAGAGTTTTCGTACTCTGCATTTTCCTGCTTACACCCACTGAACGTGGCAATCATGAGTCAGAATCACGAGACATATTGGGATCCATGTGCAGGTTTATTATAATGGGGCAGAGCAAAGatggagtaaaaaaaaaaaaaaaaaacaggcaaaaaaggtttttaaaaaAATCCAGAGATCCAAAAACAGAAAAGGAACAAAAAGGGCAACATCAGAAAATCACCGGCAGAAATAAATACACAGGAAAACAGGCTAGAGAATAACGCTCAGTATACAAACACAGAGAAATGGCAATACTTTGCAAGGTGAAGATGATCAAGGAAGAGTATATACAGACAGGGCATTTAGTAAAAAAATGGAAACAGTTGTGGAGAAACCTTTGCAACCCTAAAATTGAGGGGAGGGGGACCTCTGGAGGCGGGAAGGGGAGCTGCAGGTGTTCACAATACACACTTTGACAAGCTAGACAGGTATTTTAGTAAACTAGACAGGTATTTTAATCTCCACCAAATTCCTCATTCATTTCCGTGATCGAATATGGTGACGGATTAAATTTAGTGGCTTGAAGAATCCTGTTCACCACTGTAAACAACACACACTATAATTTGCCCAGCTACATTTTGTGTATTATGCATTGATGTGCATATATAACACACttgtaatatagtaatataattAGCCCagctacattttattttatgttgcacatGTGTAGGACATTTGTACttatttaaaaactagttatttaaaaatgtttattaaaaaaaaataataattccaCCAGGGAAATTATAGTAAGCACCAATCCAAACTGTCTATAAGAAACTATTTCTACTTTCTTTTGTTTCCCCTCTCTTGAagctacattttatttatttgtaataatttaGGCTATGTGTTGCCAGTGTAATATTCCTCCCTCAATATAGTTTGCTAAATTCAGGTACCGCATGGTTAGCTGGGAAAATAGTGAATCACTCAGATAACATAACTGGATACATTCAACCTAAAACATAGATTAGCCTATAATTCACTAATGATGATTACATGAGTAACACCGAAAGTAAAATACAAGACAGTATGACTCCTTTGTAattaaaacacaaaatgacattactgaacaataataaatattttactaACAATTTACAAAACATGATGAGGATGACAGGAGCACTGATAATCAGCTGCTGATAACCAAATATCCCATAACGGTCGAGTCTGTAATGCTGATGGTTGTCCACGGTGATGATGAATAGTCCACGGATGGTGATTCTTTCTGGCTTTTCTCAGTTCTTTGAATGCTGACGATGGTGATAATAATCCCGACTATTGGTTCTTGATGCCGTTCAGTCCTCTGGTcttgtctctgttctctggcgTGGATCATAAAGTCTCTCATTATCTTGATGCACATCTCGTTAAGgcttattattctgtcctggtcaGAGAGTTAGGGGAAAGAGAAGAAGGGGCAGATGTTAAATGCTCCAGGTGGGTGATCAGTCCATGTGATGTTCTGCCTCTGTGTCCCAATAGAACAACATCTAGTCCTCATGTGGTTATGGGAATACCTTcagcatctgaaaaacacacatgcaaacagaaATATTAAATTACGTGGAAAAATAAAACGCAGGCCACACAGTCAAATCATGAATTTATAAAAGAATAAAGGCTTACTATtctgtcctggtccacaaactgcaGTAGTCCTCTTGTCCTGGGAGCCTGCGTGTAAGTCGGTAGTCTCTAATCCAGGAAGAAGCACaggagacctacatgatggacagtacgaaagagacagaaaagcagaaTAAAGAAACACAGCTTTATGTTTTCATGAGAAATCTGGAAGATGagttagggttacacaaacctcaAAAGATGAAAGAGTGTTAGGGGAAAGAGAAGAAGGGGCAGATGTTAAATGCTCCAGGTGGGTGATCAGTCCATGTGATGTTCTGCCTCTGTGTCCCAATAGAACAACATCTAGTCCTCATGTGGTTATGGGAATAACTTcagcatctgaaaaacacacatgcaaacagaaATATTAAATTACATGGAAAAATAAAATGCATGCCACACAGTCAAATCATGAATTTATATAAGAATCAATGAATGTGTAGGTGTttaaaagcctggaggtggatgttgaggtggtggtggtcttGGTGGAAAAAACAGCTGGGTTcggtgtctccagggtctgggtgtgaCTAGATTCGGATGATCTGAAAATGTCATCCGAACCGATGGAGACACCCTTAAACCAAGTGGACACCTGTGTttgctacaacacacacacagtaaaaatgCCTTTAGATATCATTTTCTAAAAACCTCACCACAAATAAGTCTAAATGCAATCAGAAAGGAGGAAACACTGACCAGAAAAATATTCTGCACCGATGTCGTTGTTGAACAGGTGCGCAGGTAAATGTTTGCCTCCGTGATGCTGGTTCCCCTCCGCTGAATTAacagaggacatgctgatgagTG
Encoded here:
- the LOC143527673 gene encoding uncharacterized protein LOC143527673 isoform X2; translation: MDEGIFETLHTPIRELRLIQTHQGLHRAHRMFAFTFSKMISSATQVVEVKLQHKSIYCGLESEHWWVLNNEFYWIDAELTLHHFASASAVACIKRRGTSITEANIYLRTCSTTTSVQNIFLQTQVSTWFKGVSIGSDDIFRSSESSHTQTLETPNPAVFSTKTTTTSTSTSRLLNTYTFIDSYINS